GACGGATCGTACACTTTCCGCTTCactaattatttcattttgttctctCTGCGCATGCGTGTGGATgtatgatctttttttttgtctttttccgGAAATTGTACATGGACAGCAGCAAATTTTGctttaaaacaaatttctttccgtttcttttttttctctctctcttctgcTATAATGATTTATGGAGTACCGCGGAAAGACCGGTTATTAGGCCAGGCTGCATTGGCTACCCTCTAATTTTATTGAACTTTCCATCCACTATACCATCGGTTGACtgcaaatttcatttatttccactCCTTTCCCGCTAGTTCTCGTTTTATTTACCATTACAGCTTGGAAAATGCTATTGGTACTATTAATGCTGCTATTTTaagcagatttttttgtttaaacaataaatttgGCGAGAGATCATTTATCGTAGATGGAAGAAAACATTGTGGACCAGTTCTCACATCCGGAGAAGCGTTTCGCTTTATTTTATTCGAGttatatacacacatatacacattaAATACACGAATACACATATGTTTACATCTACACACATAAATGTACACAAGTACGTGCACGTATACATGCACGTACATATGCACATACAAATTCaaatacacatatacacatagcATACACATCTATAGATATGCGTACTGTGTTAGCAtctatttttgcttatttttttagacCTATTAAATCTGTAGTTTTTATGTCAACAACTtctattttcgtttatttttcggACGCTTTTTATAAATTAGgggcggatgtggcgcagtcggttagaggtccccgCTGTAGCCACGCAGTCGACGGATCGAAACCGCCTACTGCCAACTAAGTCCTGTATCCCTTCGGGGTCAgcaaattggtactagacttggtCTGAGATGATAAGAACACCGAGTCggtcatcggctagcccctggAAGTCATTGTACACGCAACACGCGTTCctaaacctcaacgattaggaattacagtaaaacgcgttggtgtaTCCCAAATGGATTTTCACGAcaatgactttatcctttttcaatTATAAATTAGGTTATAACTAGTGCAAAACGGCCTACCATAATCCCTCCCTAGTTACGGTACAAAAAGTTAGCCGAAATGTTAACCATATTAAAAACTGGGTTTACGGTTCTGGTTTTTTGCTTCCCTAACCATTAAAGTCATTAAAGACGTTGAAGTGAGCtgaagcaaaaatcaaaatttacaCTCTATGGAACCAGATTCTGACTTTTATCATATGCCATAGCATTGAAAAGGATCCTGATTTAATTATGGAACATTCCTTTCGATAcgttttctttcgatttgGTTCAGGAGCAACTGAACTGTTTCCGAAAATCCGACACATATATTGGAATTTTCTCATAGAAACATTGAGGAGAACttatattaaataaattgaggaggaattatattttatatatatatatattattcagacatattattatttttcctatttcttctaATATGTAGCAgttggaaaatattttatgaGCTACTACTACTTGCTGAttccagaaaaggaaaattctaaaaagtgTTACACCAAAAATTCTTCCTTGGAATCGCGTTTATTACATGGAAAACCTAACAGGATTTGTTTCTGGAAGCagcaaagcaggaaaaaagtggatctTCGTTATTTCCTCCGTGGAAAAGTGCACTAATGCGAGCGTGTACACTGCGAAGTGCCTTTAAGTGTATCTGCTGCGTCATTCTACGATATTCTactatgtttattttattacattttattatgtaatatttatgtattttattttattatactttttatattatattttattgagatcaaaattttattaaataaacattgaacataaaaaataaaccacaAATTTCAATCATTGAAATAATTGGATTTAAGAAAAGTTAGAACTAAATAGCGCATAAAAAATTACCTCCTAAACTTTACCTTAACAAATGCAGTAAATATTATTCATACTGATGAGTTAAGagacttttttaaacttttttcagaGTTCCTCTTTTGGAATTCAATGACGATTTTCTTTTGGTGTTGTTCTGAAATTTAACgttttctttccgaaaaagTTTCGCATGTGCTGGAATAAATTTCCTCTGCTTATAAAAGTACATTAAAcgtttttgaggaaaatctGAGACGGTGTAGAGAAAAATGTGGATGAAATACCTAAATGATACCGTATTCAATTCACCGCACGTAACGTATGCGAAACATAGCGGATACGACCAGCAGCGGAGCTAATTTTGTGTCGTAAACTGTAAACAAACTCATAAACCCTTTTAGAATTCTTCTTACGCGCTACGCTTGATGCGTCATCTAATTTGTGCAGCGACGAACAACGCATCTCATACGTATTGATTGtgacaattttcttctttgaatggTTACGCCAATTTTCTAGGGGCTTCTCCAGAAAAACTGCCTCGTTGCCTAgagatgagatttttttccacctcttTTAAGGTGAAAATCAATGTGCTTAACTGGTCTTTTAATGGTCTTATGCATGTTTGCTGTTCTACCCCAACACGAGTCTATTTTCTATGCAAAAtgtaatatatttttaaaaattctaaacaaaATCTCTAACAAAAAATCCTGAATAGATGCGTTTGATGTTTAGTAATTATCTGGCCAATCCATAAATAGCTATCCAGTACTCCCCCAATTTTTGCTTCAGACTTTCCTGGAAGTCTAAACAGAATGTACAGACAGTTAAGACCCAAGAAAGGGGAAAGGGTTAGCGGGTACCTGTAGCTCTGTGATTCAGAGGGTGAccgtaatatttttttagagaaactAGCACTTAAGTTACGTCTTAAAAATGCTTAAAAGTACTCAATAGTTAtgcatcaatcaatcaaatttcaaattttatcaaatttatttacttttattctatcaaattcaaatttttagtttttttttttggttaaaaTTAAACATTTAAGTTTACTGGTTACCATTGGATTCCTTAATCTCCTTAAAATCTCCTTAAAATCTCCTCACATTCAATCCTATCCAGAAAGACTATTCAGGTCACTATCACTACCAGAACATCTGTAAAAATCATGTAAATGTCTCTTCTCATGTGTAACTACGGGTACTTTTGCTTGTCAATTGTTCGAATATTTGAATAGTCGAACACTCGAGTATTCCCGAATGTTCGAGGATTTTCGACATCAGTTTGCTCTGTCTTACCGTCATGTCATCGTTCGACGAGccctcttttcttcatttttttccgaatcttaattctattttttttaaccacgTAATAAATTCCAACCAAGTCTCCTCTACCGTGTTATATCAATCGCAATCGCATGATCAGCGATTGACTCATTAATCGATTATTTGATAAGAGCGTTCTTTAGCAGTGTTTGTAACAATAATCCTTGCGTTTAGCGTGCACTTTGCAGTGCGGAACTGGCTGATCCGTCCCGCACGTAATGCTCACCATCCGTCGTTCCACATGTGTATTTCGGATCTAAGAAAAAAGCTACAAGAACGAACACATGGGACCCAGCGGGACTCCGAAAAAATCCGTACACCACCATACGACGTTCCCGGTGAGGTTTTTCGTGTGTtcctgtgtgtgtgttgtgtgtcgTCCTCCTTGGTTTATTGCTTTTCTTTTGAGCATCTACATATTTCAGCTGCTGAGCGCGGAGAAGCGAAATCACTGACGGATGCACCtttacgttttctttttctgtgtaCTTTTATGTTTCGTTGGAATCTTTCGCCAGGAATTTCCTGGAGACCTCTGCTAATAGTTTCTGTGATTGAAGGAGGATGCAAAGAATGCTaccaaaattcaaatttgagaTTTCCAACAGCTTGAAAGAGCGTTACGGTTAAATATATACCTTCGGACCATAcatttaattctatttttatattattcccCAATTTTCGACTACTACCATAGTTTTTTCCctccttccatttcttgctcTGCACTTTTTGCTTCTTCAGCTTGCGTTTAgcatttttattaaaatttctgATAAAAACGGTGCTAAGGTTCCAAGGTTTATTAAGATTCAAAGTTCCGTTTTTTCACAGCACTTGTACAGtcagagattttttcaaaatttcatttcttagtAGAATCTTAAGAAAATTTCACGTAAATTTAGTCCCTGAGCGAAAAACATACAAACTCACTTTTAACTTGTTCCccgaatttcttttctgacggattaatccgtcgcaaaccgtcacAATCCTTCGAAAGTGGGCCggattaaattttgaatattcCAATCGAAACCAAATAAATGGAAAGTGAACCGCTGATCTCACATgcatttccagaatttccagGTTTCGACAAATGTTTGCCCTGAAATGAGGCGAATTTTCGTGCTAGCACCCCAAagttggacaaaatgtttaaaatattCGTTATTATAAAATGTTAAAGCAAAGGAAACCTTTGTAAATTATTTTCGTGCCTCTGTAATCTTGCCACTATCGTATCTCGTGGATAAATCTTTCTGGAACGAGGAGACTTGGGGAGACGTTCGCCAGATTTGCGATTATTCCtcaaaattggacaaaatgtccAATATTTTCGTATTCAGAAGgttatttcgaattttttttaaactcctaCATCAAATGTAGAGTAGaggtttccattttttttttcggaaatggACGGAGAACGAACACTTCATAGCCATGTTGAaagtcaatttaaaaaaaaaatacacaaaacTTAGAAAAGTTTTCCGGAAAATTTCTCAGCATGGTCGAACTGTAGACTTGATTCCGATGATTTCACTCTTCTAGGATCTATAAGAATATGTGCATATAAGGATTCCATAGAATTTGTGTTTGCGTACAAACATTGAACCACGACGTCCTACTCTTTCGTTTCCTCCttgtttttcactcttttcctACATATAtcctttctccatttttttttatttttgcaaaaatgactGATTTCTTCCGCTACATTCAAGGTAGTTATGTAATTTGAAGTGTTGTTGCTCTCTTCACTTTCGCAGATAAAAAGGATCTGCTTTTTATCTGCAAAAATCATAGATCGTCCATTTTAATGACAAAGACTGGTTTCTGTAGAAATCTTCCTATTCAACCTTCAGTTTTGCAACGGTTTTGCAATTTTAATGACATGCACTCTtcgtttattctttttctttcgtctttttttttccttgaagaaaaaaaaacagaacacgATCTCTTTTCAGACAAAATGCCACCATCGACGTCGCTGTTTCCCGTTTGTTGCTGTGCAAAAAACGTGAAGAGACCGAAAAACGTGGGAATTATTCTTCTACGTTTTTCTTGTAATTGGAAGACTTTTCTTCGTCCGAAAAAttccggatttttttccaaaataatgaaaacttCGAAACCACGAAGTGCGTTAACATTTTTTGTTCGAATTGTTCGTAAATCTCTTTCTAAAACGCTAACGCTTGGAAGGAGGAAAAGTACTATGGAAACTGAAATCCTTTAATATTATccggaaaattttttctttcctttccttttcttccgtAAATATTTCTGGTAATATTGTCCGTGACTTATTAGCtaacaaattaattaacttaTTAACTTAATAGAAACTTTTCAATGTACATATACCCGTTCCTTAAATCGATTAGCTAATCTCAAAATCAATATATTCAAACTTTTCGAAATCTGAAATCTAcaaaagttttaatttttttttaattttaaaaaggaacTTTTTAAACAATGACCTGTAGGTGTTACCTATGATGAATGATGTTATAATACAATTATGTTTTGCAATAAAAACACGCACGTTTTGAGGTGGTTCCTTGTAATTCTGCGCAGGACTCAAAtttttggacaaaaaaaaattcttatttacCTGATAAACTTATTTATGAACTGGTTATATGCACGTATCCATTACTAGTAGCATAATTATTCCGTCTTATTCTGTTCAGGAGCCGCCGAAGACAGATCTGGCGATTGCtgttaaaacaaaacaacaactggTGATCCCAAAGGTGGCATTAAACGGGAAAATCATCAGTTCAGTGAAGCGAAAATCGGGAACAGCTTTGGATCACGTAGTAATCGATATGAACGAGGAATTTGTGACAGCCAGGACGTCACGAGATCAACTCAGGTACTCCTCGGATTCGTGTCTGCTCTTGCTAATTTTGGAAattcgctgaaaaaaattctaaaaaatcaacTCAATCGGATTTCCAGTAGTCACTACCTCTCTATGAATGAGCTCATGCGAGTTGTACGAATTGAAGAAGGACTGAACGTGACACCACGTGATCTACATCATTTACGTCAACAACCGTCAACATCGAAACCTATCAGTGTGGACTACTATAACATCAATACAACACCGGCTCTACGACAGAAACCACTTGCGCTTGGTTAGTTTTTTCCAACTACTATACATTtttacgttcttttttttctaaaactccCTAACTGATCCTGCATTTTTAACCTCATCACAGAGGCCAAACCGTGAAGCAGTGGTCACTGAAAGGTACGAAAATATCGTTGGTCTTCTTGTttgtaaaatgttttttttttactatttattgttattgtttttatcaattattattttagattgttattactttatttcttatttttggggttttttatttatagtgacaaaatattcattttatttggtaGAGAATTTCTCGCTTTACACGATGGCAGTTCGAAAAAGGAGGTTAGTGACCTCAAGGACGGATCGGTAGACTAAATGTCGTGGatgttgaggattttttttgcctattttcgaaaaaaaaaacctaaaacaGATTAAAGACGTATTCCGTTTCGATAATCTTCCTATGGTTTAAttagtttgtttttatttttgtcttttttctgagtttcttttttacctATCATCCGGCTCCCCTTCACACCCAATACGAATTTGACCAGCAGCCTCAACTGCCtcattgacgaaaaaaaaaggaatcagtAATGCTAAAAAAATCAGTGGTACAGTAAAAAcagtggaaatttttttttcgcgattttTGTGCAGACTGAGAAATTCCctatcaaatattttaaaacattttcctATCCTTTTATTTCAGCGTGTATTTttaagttaagaaaaaaaaaccacgattttttttcactcaaccCAGCAGTTACCTGTATTACCTGCCTTCCCTTTGTTCATTGAGTAGATGTTGTACTAGTAATGACCCCTTGGTATGTATGTGGTCTGATTCCGGAGTTATGGGTGGCATCACTAGTGGAACCCTAAAATCTGATCATGGATCAAGGGTATTCCtattctgtgtttttttttaccttgtGGAAACCATTGGTTTATGGTTCTTGTTCAACGATGgccattttcttatttccgaAAATAGAAACTTGGCTCTTCCTTTTCGCTAGCGTGGAACTGGTTTATGCCAGCATCAATTTTTAGTATTGATTGACGCAACCTAACACAACTGAAGAAAAGATCATGTTCAATGATCAAGAAAACCTTTCTGTCTATTTCCGGGACGTTAAAATGTTATAAGCATAAACTTCCAGAATGAAGTACGTTGGACGATTATGTTATAAAAATGTAAAGCTCTCCAATCGGCTCTCCTTGGacttctccacttttttccttgatcCTTGATGCTTTTGTGGGTTTCGTGCACATCCCGTTTCTTCCTGCTCACTTCCTGTGTCGGTTATAATTACTCGTGTTACTGGATTGAGTGCCGAACAATCTGATGAAGTCGTGGAGCGTGAAGGTGATACCGAGACCCACCTACCTCTCTACACATACAACTGCAGATCGATATTTCTGAACGTTCCTCCAAACCGCTCCCCAACGGCTTGGCTAAAGTTAAGCGTTATAAGAACTATGTCATAAACGAAACGCAGATGTTGTAACTCTCAGAAGTTAACCTACAAATTTTCGTAATGAATTTTCTaaaagtagaagtaaaaacaaagtGCTGCTGATTATTTCAGACGACATAGAACCATCAAGCCTCTTTCCTTACTTCGGTATTGATCATATTGGGGAAATCCATCCTATCGGGTCATGTTGTCCTTGATTTGGCTCTTGCGGATGGTCCAACGTTTATTGCGACAAGAGCCCCAATACATCGATACACGCAGTGTAAATACGGACAAAGGGAtgacaaatttcaattttcttttttcttgattttcttgagagaGGAATGGTACTAGACATGACATAGGTCTGACATTTTAACTATTGGATTTCTCATAGAGCAATGCTTCActtgaagaattttctaatATGTGCATTTGATGGAATTCTATAGTCATTATTCTGTACGGTTACAGAAAGTCTTGTAACTCTTGGATACTTTTATATACTGAGTATGAGCGGCATAGTGCGGCATCCAAAGGTCCCATAATCGTTTtagtctcaactgagtcaaaggccttcttcaagtcgataaaAGTAAAGCTAAGCAGCATCTTATACTTTCACGACACTTCTATAAC
The Necator americanus strain Aroian chromosome I, whole genome shotgun sequence genome window above contains:
- a CDS encoding hypothetical protein (NECATOR_CHRI.G356.T1), with product MCISDLRKKLQERTHGTQRDSEKIRTPPYDVPDKMPPSTSLFPVCCCAKNVKRPKNEPPKTDLAIAVKTKQQLVIPKVALNGKIISSVKRKSGTALDHVVIDMNEEFVTARTSRDQLSSHYLSMNELMRVVRIEEGLNVTPRDLHHLRQQPSTSKPISVDYYNINTTPALRQKPLALELVPSNLMPSNQNDVAKMMKNVQLTSIKQANDAWKCSQSSLLRLHHMFSGTSHNGNNKKKRVMNVRQLACKERATRAVFNADGDITARMTNASSPRTGGRSACSVATISGNQNLTLPQPPPPQTYASYMSYVPQMLLAMITISFAWLANLITYVYR
- a CDS encoding hypothetical protein (NECATOR_CHRI.G356.T2), with product MCISDLRKKLQERTHGTQRDSEKIRTPPYDVPDKMPPSTSLFPVCCCAKNVKRPKNEPPKTDLAIAVKTKQQLVIPKVALNGKIISSVKRKSGTALDHVVIDMNEEFVTARTSRDQLSSHYLSMNELMRVVRIEEGLNVTPRDLHHLRQQPSTSKPISVDYYNINTTPALRQKPLALDVRQLACKERATRAVFNADGDITARMTNASSPRTGGRSACSVATISGNQNLTLPQPPPPQTYASYMSYVPQMLLAMITISFAWLANLITYVYR